From Pseudoalteromonas sp. DL-6, one genomic window encodes:
- the serB gene encoding phosphoserine phosphatase SerB: MSNANMAQQSAEQPLSHLILNKWFSYQKGVFTPLNTTPNRSHGLFSIAFGGDFNTQHINSIIEFFAAHQQNVTAICQYQPDLGLSPALCFYIENAERAINPLELQTFANILACQLVQVTTPPDLQKPGLLVMDMDSTAITIECIDEIARLANVYDEVASVTAQAMAGKLDFSESLYQRVAKLEGIEKSLIDELKSTLPLMPGIKALCQILKHHDWYLAIASGGFVPFAERVQELINLDEVHANVLEFKDDKLTGKVLGGIVDAEQKAVVLNALQQKLGLEKCQTVAIGDGANDLKMMAQAGLGVAVHGKPKVVEQAQAAICQGSLLQLLYMLAVPLNPSQV; the protein is encoded by the coding sequence ATGTCGAACGCGAACATGGCACAGCAAAGTGCTGAGCAACCATTATCACACCTTATCCTCAATAAATGGTTCAGCTACCAAAAGGGTGTTTTTACTCCACTAAATACAACACCAAACAGAAGCCACGGGCTATTTAGTATTGCATTTGGCGGTGACTTTAATACGCAGCATATTAATAGCATTATTGAGTTTTTTGCGGCTCACCAGCAAAATGTGACAGCAATTTGTCAATATCAGCCAGATTTAGGGTTATCTCCGGCATTGTGCTTCTACATAGAAAATGCAGAGCGAGCAATAAACCCTCTAGAACTTCAAACTTTTGCAAATATCTTGGCATGCCAGTTAGTGCAAGTTACCACCCCTCCTGACTTACAAAAACCGGGGTTATTGGTAATGGATATGGATTCAACAGCCATTACTATTGAGTGTATTGATGAAATTGCACGCTTGGCTAATGTATATGACGAGGTTGCCAGCGTTACCGCGCAGGCAATGGCAGGCAAGCTTGATTTTAGTGAAAGCTTATACCAACGTGTTGCTAAGCTTGAAGGCATTGAAAAGAGTTTAATTGATGAGCTTAAAAGTACACTGCCTTTAATGCCGGGAATTAAAGCGTTATGCCAAATTTTAAAACACCATGATTGGTATTTAGCGATTGCATCGGGTGGTTTTGTGCCGTTTGCTGAGCGAGTGCAGGAGCTGATTAATTTAGATGAAGTGCATGCCAATGTGCTTGAATTTAAAGACGATAAACTAACAGGTAAAGTGTTAGGTGGGATTGTTGATGCTGAGCAAAAAGCGGTTGTTTTAAATGCCTTACAACAAAAACTGGGGCTTGAAAAATGCCAAACAGTTGCCATTGGCGATGGCGCAAACGATTTAAAAATGATGGCTCAAGCTGGCTTAGGCGTTGCTGTGCATGGTAAACCTAAAGTAGTTGAACAAGCCCAAGCTGCTATATGCCAAGGCTCGTTATTACAACTGTTATATATGCTGGCGGTTCCGCTAAACCCATCACAGGTTTAA
- a CDS encoding AhpA/YtjB family protein — MKNNHLKNPLTASQKKRLIRLLLAAGCFVLLSWVGINSSFQSHQLLYDNANSAAKSLTQFMALNAKNPLIEKNKLQLTTLCNNISKDEFVLSATIYDKQGVVLASSDNWQSHHVYGLLPDSSPGISKLKTPFVEQVISDDNRPIGFVSITYLTRAAVSSSHNHFHDLGRQVLLMLVIACIFTWQLGRGLKRWQVNRYIQKTSEHES; from the coding sequence ATGAAAAATAACCATCTTAAAAATCCACTTACAGCCTCGCAAAAAAAGCGTTTAATTCGTTTGTTATTGGCCGCTGGCTGCTTTGTATTATTAAGCTGGGTAGGAATAAACAGTAGCTTTCAAAGCCATCAACTACTTTATGATAATGCCAATAGCGCAGCTAAATCACTCACTCAGTTTATGGCACTGAATGCCAAAAACCCGCTGATAGAAAAAAATAAATTGCAGCTCACCACCTTGTGCAACAATATCAGTAAAGATGAGTTTGTTCTTTCAGCCACCATTTATGATAAACAAGGTGTAGTGCTTGCAAGCAGCGATAACTGGCAATCACATCATGTATATGGCTTACTACCAGACTCATCGCCTGGCATTAGTAAGTTAAAAACACCGTTTGTTGAACAAGTTATTTCTGACGACAATCGCCCTATTGGCTTTGTATCTATTACCTATTTAACGCGTGCTGCGGTATCTTCAAGCCATAACCATTTTCACGATTTAGGCCGCCAAGTATTACTTATGCTAGTGATTGCTTGTATTTTTACTTGGCAATTAGGCCGAGGGTTAAAACGCTGGCAAGTAAATCGTTATATACAAAAAACGTCAGAGCACGAATCATAA
- a CDS encoding TatD family hydrolase encodes MQFIDSHCHLDFSEFDTNRESLINACVAKGINQFIVPGISLAQSQKLLEFKATYPQVSIAAGLHPYFLAQHQQSHLESLYNFAKTNKAQLVAIGECGLDRSIENLEKQTFLFEQQIALANELELPLIVHHRQSHDLIAQSFKRCRPKNGGVIHAFSGSIQQAQYYIKMDFKLGVGGVITYERAAKTRAVVAKLESQHLVLETDSPSMPLNGYQGEINTPLHIPKVFDALYALKPNSDKYRLAEQLYDSCSDVFCI; translated from the coding sequence TTGCAATTTATAGACTCGCACTGTCATCTCGATTTTAGTGAGTTTGATACAAATCGCGAATCGCTTATTAATGCCTGTGTAGCAAAGGGCATTAATCAATTTATTGTGCCAGGTATTAGCTTGGCGCAATCTCAAAAATTACTAGAGTTTAAAGCAACTTACCCACAGGTCAGTATAGCGGCAGGGCTGCACCCTTATTTTTTAGCGCAACATCAGCAATCGCACTTAGAATCGCTGTATAACTTTGCTAAAACAAACAAAGCTCAGCTGGTGGCTATTGGGGAATGCGGGCTAGATCGCAGTATCGAAAATCTTGAAAAACAAACCTTTCTGTTTGAGCAACAAATAGCGCTTGCTAATGAGCTTGAGTTACCGCTGATTGTGCATCACAGGCAAAGCCATGATTTAATAGCGCAATCGTTTAAGCGTTGTAGGCCAAAAAATGGCGGTGTGATCCATGCTTTTTCAGGCTCAATACAACAAGCACAGTATTATATAAAAATGGACTTTAAGCTTGGAGTGGGTGGGGTTATAACCTATGAACGGGCTGCTAAAACACGTGCGGTTGTAGCAAAGCTTGAGTCACAGCATTTAGTGCTTGAAACTGACTCACCTTCAATGCCGCTAAATGGTTATCAGGGAGAAATAAATACCCCATTGCATATTCCTAAGGTGTTTGATGCGCTCTATGCTTTAAAGCCAAATAGCGATAAATATCGATTAGCTGAGCAGCTTTATGATTCGTGCTCTGACGTTTTTTGTATATAA
- the pdxH gene encoding pyridoxamine 5'-phosphate oxidase yields the protein MKLEDIRREYLQDALSEDNLLDDPFKQFETWLEHAVGSNLPDPTAMVVATVDETGQPSQRIVLLKHLDDNGFVFFTNTGSRKAQELKGNNKISLHFPWHPMERQVIVYGEAQPLPTSAVAKYFLSRPKESQLAAWASQQSRPVSSRKVLMETFANMKNKFAKGEIPLPDFWGGYCVVPQKIEFWQGGAHRLHDRFMYQRQADNSWQITRLNP from the coding sequence ATGAAACTCGAAGATATTCGTCGTGAATACTTGCAAGATGCGCTCAGTGAAGACAACTTGCTTGATGATCCGTTTAAGCAGTTTGAAACGTGGCTTGAGCATGCTGTTGGTAGTAATTTGCCTGATCCTACAGCTATGGTCGTCGCTACGGTCGATGAAACAGGTCAGCCTTCACAGCGTATTGTGTTGCTAAAGCATTTAGATGATAACGGTTTTGTGTTTTTTACTAATACCGGTTCACGTAAAGCACAAGAACTTAAAGGCAATAATAAAATTTCCTTGCACTTTCCATGGCACCCTATGGAGCGCCAAGTAATTGTGTATGGTGAAGCGCAGCCATTACCTACATCGGCAGTCGCTAAATACTTTTTATCTCGCCCTAAGGAAAGCCAATTAGCCGCATGGGCATCGCAACAAAGCCGTCCAGTTTCGTCGCGTAAGGTGCTTATGGAGACCTTTGCCAACATGAAAAACAAGTTCGCTAAAGGTGAAATTCCACTCCCTGATTTTTGGGGCGGGTATTGTGTTGTGCCGCAAAAAATCGAGTTTTGGCAAGGCGGTGCTCATCGTTTGCATGATCGCTTTATGTATCAGCGTCAAGCCGACAATAGCTGGCAAATAACGCGCTTAAACCCTTAG
- the argS gene encoding arginine--tRNA ligase, with amino-acid sequence MNIRTILVEKAIAAMTAAGLPEDTNPAVTQSTRPQFGDYQINGAMGAAKKMKSNPRELAQKIIDQLDVSDIAEKTEIAGPGFINIHLKPEFLAQSVQAANNHAKLAVNEHAKPQKVVVDYSSPNLAKEMHVGHLRSTIIGDAVVRALEFRGDTVVRQNHMGDWGTQFGMLIAHLEDQINQGVDLDTVALADLETFYRDAKKRFDDEEGFADKARNYVVKLQGGDAHCEKLWKLFIATSVKHSEEVYKRLNVTLTPADIMAESAYNSELNDIISLLKDKNIAVESQGAQVVFLDELANKDGEPSAFIVQKSGGGFLYATTDLAACDYRSNKLGAERILIFVDARQSLHFNQVELTARKAGLLRDETSYEFCPFGTMMGADGKPFKTRTGGTVKLADLLEESITRAAAKLAERESDLSDEDRSEIARKVGIGAVKYADLSKHRTSDYIFNWDSMLSFEGATAPYLQYAYTRVRSIFRKSGVDALSLKADVSIIEPQEKTLALKLLQLEEVLDLMINEATPHVLCGYLYELASLYMTFYEACPVLKEGVEPSVRDSRLVLCNLVADTLKTGLDLLGIEVMEQM; translated from the coding sequence ATGAATATTCGTACTATTTTAGTAGAAAAAGCCATTGCCGCTATGACTGCCGCAGGCCTACCTGAAGATACCAACCCAGCGGTTACGCAAAGCACACGCCCACAGTTTGGTGATTACCAAATTAATGGCGCGATGGGCGCAGCTAAAAAAATGAAAAGCAACCCGCGTGAATTAGCACAAAAAATTATTGATCAGTTAGATGTAAGCGACATTGCCGAAAAAACTGAAATTGCTGGCCCTGGCTTTATTAATATTCACTTAAAGCCGGAGTTTTTAGCACAAAGCGTACAAGCTGCTAATAATCATGCAAAACTTGCAGTAAACGAGCATGCAAAACCACAAAAAGTAGTGGTTGATTACTCATCGCCTAACCTTGCAAAAGAAATGCACGTAGGTCACTTACGCTCAACTATTATTGGTGATGCCGTAGTACGTGCGCTTGAATTTAGAGGCGATACCGTTGTTCGTCAAAATCACATGGGTGATTGGGGCACACAGTTTGGTATGCTAATTGCGCATTTAGAAGATCAAATTAACCAAGGTGTTGATTTAGATACTGTTGCGCTTGCTGATTTAGAAACCTTTTACCGCGATGCGAAAAAGCGTTTTGACGACGAAGAAGGCTTTGCCGATAAAGCGCGTAACTACGTAGTTAAACTGCAAGGTGGCGACGCACACTGTGAAAAACTGTGGAAACTATTTATTGCCACTTCAGTTAAGCATTCTGAAGAAGTATACAAGCGTTTAAATGTAACACTGACACCTGCCGACATTATGGCTGAAAGTGCTTATAACAGTGAACTTAACGATATTATTAGCTTATTAAAAGATAAAAATATCGCAGTAGAGTCGCAAGGCGCACAAGTGGTATTTTTAGATGAGCTGGCAAATAAAGACGGTGAGCCTTCAGCGTTTATCGTGCAAAAATCAGGTGGCGGCTTCTTATATGCAACCACTGATTTAGCGGCGTGTGATTACCGTTCAAACAAGCTAGGCGCTGAGCGTATTTTAATCTTTGTTGATGCGCGCCAGAGTCTTCACTTTAATCAAGTAGAGCTAACTGCACGTAAAGCCGGTTTATTACGTGATGAAACCAGTTACGAGTTTTGCCCATTTGGCACCATGATGGGCGCTGATGGCAAACCATTTAAAACCCGTACAGGTGGCACGGTTAAATTAGCTGATTTACTTGAAGAGTCAATTACTCGCGCAGCAGCTAAATTAGCTGAGCGTGAATCAGATTTATCTGATGAAGATCGCAGTGAAATTGCACGTAAAGTGGGTATTGGCGCAGTTAAATACGCTGACCTTTCTAAGCATCGTACCAGCGATTACATCTTCAACTGGGACAGCATGCTAAGTTTTGAAGGTGCAACAGCCCCTTACTTACAATATGCTTATACGCGTGTTCGCAGTATTTTCCGTAAGTCAGGCGTAGATGCGTTAAGTTTAAAGGCTGATGTGAGTATTATTGAGCCGCAAGAGAAAACCCTCGCGCTTAAATTATTGCAGTTAGAAGAAGTCCTTGATCTGATGATCAATGAAGCCACACCGCACGTATTATGTGGTTACTTATACGAACTAGCTAGCCTATACATGACATTCTACGAAGCTTGCCCAGTACTTAAAGAGGGCGTAGAGCCAAGTGTTCGTGATAGCCGTTTAGTGTTGTGTAATTTAGTGGCAGATACGCTGAAAACGGGTTTAGATCTGTTAGGCATTGAAGTCATGGAGCAAATGTAA
- the prfC gene encoding peptide chain release factor 3, protein MVNQDFLNEINKRRTFAIISHPDAGKTTITEKVLLFGQAIQKAGTVKGRGSNQHAKSDWMEMEKERGISVTTSVMQFPYNKALVNLLDTPGHEDFSEDTYRTLTAVDSCLMVIDAAKGVEERTRKLMEVTRLRTTPIVTFMNKCDRDIRDPMELLDEVETELNIACAPITWPIGCGKEFKGVYHIHNEETILYKTGQGHTIQEVRSIKGLDNPELDQAIGDELAAQLRDELELVIGASHEFDLDLFLAGELSPVYFGTALGNFGVDHVLDGLTQWAPTPLPRETEDRQVVATEENFTGFVFKIQANMDPKHRDRIAFMRIVSGKYSQGMKMNHVRIGKQVSISDAVTFMAGDRERAADAYAGDIIGLHNHGTIQIGDTFSQGEKIKFSGIPNFAPELFRRIRLRDPLKQKQLLKGLVQLSEEGAVQVFRPLINNDLIVGAVGVLQFDVVVARLKAEYNVDAIYESVNVNTARWVSCDDVKKFEEFKRKCESNLALDGGDNLTYIAPSRVNLNLSTERYPEVTFNHTREN, encoded by the coding sequence ATGGTAAACCAAGATTTTCTTAATGAAATCAATAAGCGAAGGACCTTTGCTATCATCTCGCATCCGGATGCGGGTAAAACCACTATCACTGAAAAAGTATTGTTATTCGGACAAGCAATTCAAAAAGCTGGAACGGTAAAAGGCCGTGGTTCTAATCAGCATGCTAAGTCTGACTGGATGGAAATGGAAAAAGAGCGTGGTATTTCTGTAACGACCTCAGTAATGCAATTTCCATATAATAAGGCTTTGGTAAACCTGCTTGATACGCCAGGACACGAAGACTTCTCTGAAGATACCTACCGAACTTTAACCGCGGTAGATTCATGTTTAATGGTAATTGATGCCGCTAAAGGTGTAGAAGAACGTACCCGTAAACTAATGGAAGTAACACGCCTACGCACTACGCCTATTGTTACCTTTATGAATAAATGTGACCGTGATATTCGCGACCCAATGGAACTACTCGACGAAGTAGAAACAGAGCTAAATATTGCCTGTGCACCGATTACGTGGCCAATTGGCTGTGGTAAAGAGTTTAAAGGTGTTTACCATATCCATAACGAAGAAACCATTTTATACAAAACGGGTCAAGGCCACACTATTCAAGAAGTGCGCAGCATTAAAGGGCTAGATAACCCTGAGCTTGACCAAGCTATTGGTGATGAACTTGCAGCGCAATTACGTGACGAGTTAGAGCTGGTTATTGGTGCATCACACGAATTTGATTTAGATTTATTCTTAGCGGGTGAACTATCGCCAGTATACTTTGGTACTGCACTCGGTAACTTTGGTGTTGACCATGTTCTAGATGGGTTAACTCAATGGGCGCCAACCCCATTACCACGTGAGACTGAAGACCGCCAAGTTGTGGCAACAGAAGAAAACTTCACTGGATTTGTATTTAAAATTCAGGCCAACATGGATCCAAAACACCGTGACCGTATTGCCTTTATGCGTATTGTATCGGGTAAATACAGCCAAGGCATGAAAATGAATCATGTGCGTATTGGTAAACAAGTGAGTATTTCTGATGCGGTAACCTTTATGGCGGGCGATCGTGAGCGTGCGGCTGATGCTTACGCCGGTGATATTATTGGATTACACAACCACGGTACGATTCAAATTGGTGATACATTTAGCCAAGGCGAAAAAATTAAGTTTAGCGGTATTCCAAACTTCGCCCCTGAATTGTTCCGTCGTATTCGTTTGCGCGATCCATTAAAACAAAAACAGTTATTAAAAGGATTGGTACAGCTTTCAGAAGAAGGTGCAGTACAAGTATTCAGACCATTAATTAATAATGACTTAATTGTAGGTGCGGTAGGTGTGTTGCAGTTTGACGTGGTTGTAGCGCGTTTAAAAGCTGAGTACAACGTTGATGCAATTTACGAAAGCGTGAATGTAAATACAGCCCGCTGGGTTAGCTGTGATGATGTTAAAAAGTTTGAAGAGTTTAAGCGTAAGTGCGAAAGCAACTTAGCACTCGATGGTGGCGATAATTTAACTTATATCGCGCCGAGTCGTGTAAACCTTAACTTGTCGACTGAGCGTTACCCAGAAGTGACATTTAACCACACGCGTGAAAACTAG
- a CDS encoding LexA family transcriptional regulator has translation MKTLSERLNHALQLTGVTQSELARRIGIKQQSISQICSGKSARSRYTMQIAEALRVNAHWLATDDGEIGLGVGNVEVGPDIKGRIPLINWVQAGDWTEIAEGFAHEDAEEWREVTGKAHEGCFALRVKGDSMENPSGKKSIPEGAVIVVDPELPYSSGSLVVARLDDSKEATFKQLIIDGEQKYLKPLNPQYPAIPINGNCTIIGVVRQAIIDFW, from the coding sequence ATGAAAACTTTATCTGAACGACTAAACCATGCCTTGCAGCTTACTGGGGTGACTCAGTCTGAGTTGGCTCGTCGCATTGGTATCAAACAGCAGTCGATCAGCCAGATTTGCTCTGGTAAATCGGCTAGGTCTCGTTACACCATGCAGATCGCGGAGGCGCTTCGCGTGAATGCTCATTGGCTCGCCACAGATGATGGCGAGATTGGCTTGGGGGTTGGTAATGTAGAAGTCGGGCCTGATATTAAGGGAAGAATTCCTCTCATTAACTGGGTTCAGGCCGGGGATTGGACTGAAATAGCGGAGGGATTTGCCCATGAAGATGCTGAGGAGTGGCGTGAAGTCACTGGGAAAGCACATGAGGGTTGTTTCGCGCTTCGCGTAAAAGGCGACAGTATGGAAAATCCAAGCGGAAAAAAATCCATACCTGAGGGAGCAGTGATCGTTGTTGATCCTGAGTTACCTTACTCTTCAGGTTCACTGGTTGTTGCGCGTTTGGATGATTCGAAAGAAGCAACCTTTAAGCAATTGATTATTGATGGTGAACAGAAGTACCTAAAACCTTTGAACCCGCAATACCCTGCAATACCGATCAACGGCAACTGCACCATCATTGGTGTAGTACGACAAGCTATCATCGATTTTTGGTAG
- a CDS encoding helix-turn-helix domain-containing protein has protein sequence MEVFNTTQKHLRRAIDLVGGQSALARAINSKQQNVWFWLNKSGRVPAEFVLPIEQATQGQVTRSQLRPDIYPECPSELKASNQ, from the coding sequence ATGGAAGTGTTCAACACGACACAAAAACATCTCCGCCGTGCCATTGACTTGGTCGGCGGGCAATCAGCATTAGCACGAGCCATCAACTCAAAACAGCAAAACGTCTGGTTTTGGTTGAATAAATCAGGGCGTGTTCCCGCTGAATTCGTTTTACCCATCGAACAAGCTACGCAAGGACAGGTAACCCGATCTCAGTTAAGACCGGACATCTACCCCGAATGCCCAAGCGAGCTAAAAGCCAGTAACCAGTAG
- a CDS encoding DUF6475 domain-containing protein, whose protein sequence is MQEVDKREFAEVWGAAWAMYGKSVSPQLLSIAFEALRAYSIEEVRIGLTRHIQSPDTGQFFPKPADVIKHIDGNSGSRAMVAWNKVNNAIRQVGAWTSVMFDDALIHRVISDMGGWVELCKVDDREYPFKQKEFLTRYQAYLLRDEVGEYPRLLHGIADHQNQQKGFDMQAPVAVGYWSKAAQVYTRGITDFSAVPLKRISPKAIQALLGNQLEDKNEND, encoded by the coding sequence GTGCAGGAGGTTGATAAACGCGAGTTTGCAGAAGTTTGGGGAGCAGCTTGGGCCATGTATGGCAAAAGCGTATCACCACAATTGCTATCCATCGCATTTGAAGCCCTTCGTGCTTATAGCATTGAAGAGGTACGAATCGGTCTGACTCGGCATATTCAATCACCGGATACTGGGCAATTTTTCCCAAAACCCGCTGACGTCATCAAGCATATCGACGGCAACTCGGGCTCAAGAGCCATGGTTGCTTGGAACAAAGTTAACAATGCTATTCGTCAGGTTGGCGCTTGGACATCCGTGATGTTTGACGATGCGCTTATCCACCGCGTCATTTCAGACATGGGTGGATGGGTTGAACTCTGCAAGGTTGATGACAGGGAGTACCCCTTTAAGCAAAAAGAGTTTTTAACACGCTACCAGGCTTACTTGCTGCGGGACGAAGTGGGTGAATACCCAAGGCTATTACATGGTATTGCAGACCATCAGAACCAGCAAAAAGGATTTGATATGCAAGCGCCGGTTGCCGTGGGCTACTGGTCAAAAGCAGCACAAGTTTATACGAGAGGCATCACCGACTTTAGCGCAGTGCCTTTAAAAAGAATAAGCCCGAAAGCCATTCAGGCGCTTCTCGGAAATCAATTAGAGGACAAAAATGAAAACGATTAA
- a CDS encoding lytic transglycosylase domain-containing protein, giving the protein MKTIKAKTIALVLAISASTSVYAFPGYQWEKAAQSVGIDPVMLYAVALADSASHRGLNMTSPWPYAIRNGLNATYAKSKTEAEQLLNQALQESEKYQLDIGLMQINLHWHGHRVKSASELLDPITNLTVGSSILAEAIKSSPNDLELGIGRYHSWNEERARWYGQRVLSIYRNILHELEVRQ; this is encoded by the coding sequence ATGAAAACGATTAAAGCAAAAACCATTGCCCTAGTGCTAGCCATATCCGCAAGCACTTCAGTCTATGCGTTTCCGGGCTATCAGTGGGAAAAAGCAGCACAAAGCGTTGGTATTGATCCAGTTATGCTCTACGCCGTTGCCTTGGCTGATTCGGCCTCACATCGAGGTCTCAACATGACCAGTCCATGGCCATACGCAATTCGCAATGGTTTAAATGCAACCTACGCCAAATCTAAGACAGAAGCAGAGCAACTGTTAAACCAGGCACTGCAAGAGAGTGAAAAATACCAGCTCGATATTGGCCTTATGCAAATCAATTTGCATTGGCATGGGCATCGGGTGAAATCAGCTTCGGAACTGCTAGACCCCATCACCAACCTTACCGTCGGCTCCAGTATTTTGGCCGAAGCAATCAAATCTTCACCAAACGATTTAGAGCTTGGCATAGGCCGCTATCACAGTTGGAACGAAGAGCGTGCACGCTGGTATGGGCAAAGAGTGCTTTCTATTTATCGCAATATTTTACATGAACTGGAGGTCCGTCAATGA
- a CDS encoding flagellar transcriptional regulator FlhD → MTTNQQDFYQLNLAYLHAARELARIDPQEAVLRFGLTRDVVDALINAGVDDLQRVATSSFMLFQPRGNQSQLIEMVKSKGTGIPRIAYLLSTLNNKGDA, encoded by the coding sequence ATGACAACCAATCAACAAGACTTCTATCAATTAAACTTGGCGTACCTGCACGCAGCACGGGAATTGGCGCGCATTGATCCGCAAGAGGCTGTCTTGCGCTTTGGACTTACACGCGATGTGGTTGATGCTCTGATTAATGCTGGTGTTGACGACCTGCAACGAGTGGCGACCTCATCATTCATGCTGTTTCAACCAAGGGGTAACCAAAGCCAACTGATTGAGATGGTGAAGAGCAAAGGCACAGGTATCCCAAGAATCGCTTATTTATTATCAACCTTAAACAACAAGGGGGATGCATGA
- a CDS encoding FlhC family transcriptional regulator — translation MIDNLSKSELFTRASLLIKYGFRTTIIALDTGLPIHIIRRLHKEVTGKSPCPGQLPESDAIVKSRRALVEGSLLMALYVNIGGDNVYKQLNIDALMKAYDAYLVAREEADLPAEIPWKKLTINEGWVLARDLRSQLASLHRCRCGSLYLTVSQQRIQLKCPVCEIMDKQTTRALFEN, via the coding sequence ATGATTGATAATCTGTCCAAAAGTGAGCTGTTTACCCGAGCCTCGCTGCTTATTAAATACGGATTTAGAACAACCATTATCGCGCTCGATACTGGTTTGCCAATCCACATTATCAGAAGGCTTCACAAAGAAGTGACTGGCAAGTCACCTTGTCCTGGTCAATTGCCAGAATCTGATGCCATTGTTAAAAGCAGAAGAGCCTTAGTTGAAGGCTCCCTGCTGATGGCGCTTTATGTCAATATTGGTGGTGACAATGTCTACAAGCAATTAAATATTGATGCTTTGATGAAGGCTTACGATGCGTACTTGGTTGCAAGAGAAGAAGCAGATCTTCCAGCTGAGATCCCCTGGAAAAAACTGACCATCAATGAAGGTTGGGTTCTAGCTCGTGATTTAAGATCACAGCTTGCATCCTTACACCGGTGTCGATGCGGTAGTCTGTATTTGACGGTATCTCAACAGCGAATTCAGCTTAAATGTCCTGTGTGTGAGATTATGGACAAGCAAACCACTAGAGCACTTTTTGAGAACTAA
- the eexS gene encoding entry exclusion protein EexS — protein MTNLLKSLPARCWFISLGLFLATLAAAHFFPSEILTASAKLAALPFLFCTVVFFSYLGFKATCNPIGLIAIISMLVAIAYWQTSWTIVGLGLFFLAICTGIRFLSSQVKDSGRTLSIEEKWYWYKLHSFFDGFYPRYPKKPKK, from the coding sequence ATGACAAACTTACTTAAATCTTTACCAGCACGCTGCTGGTTTATATCATTGGGGCTTTTTCTGGCGACTTTGGCTGCGGCTCATTTTTTTCCATCAGAAATATTAACGGCATCTGCCAAGTTAGCGGCTTTGCCATTTCTGTTCTGCACCGTCGTTTTTTTCAGCTACTTGGGATTCAAAGCGACCTGTAACCCCATCGGTCTTATAGCCATCATCAGTATGCTTGTAGCAATCGCATATTGGCAAACGAGTTGGACAATTGTTGGTTTGGGACTCTTTTTCTTAGCTATTTGTACTGGAATTAGATTCTTGAGCAGCCAAGTTAAAGATTCGGGTAGAACTTTGAGCATTGAAGAAAAATGGTATTGGTATAAGCTCCATTCGTTTTTTGATGGCTTTTATCCAAGGTATCCCAAAAAGCCAAAAAAATAG